The following are encoded together in the Perca fluviatilis chromosome 23, GENO_Pfluv_1.0, whole genome shotgun sequence genome:
- the rassf8b gene encoding ras association domain-containing protein 8b, which produces MKAMELKVWVDGVQRIVCGVTEFTTCQEVVIALAQAIGRTGRYTLIEKWRETERHLAPHENPVVSLNKWGQYASDVQLILQRTGPSVSERPTFDVQARVPERGFYRQSLPPLAKLRPSGTDRSLKRKEPKRKSLTFTGGPKGLREIFGKSRDAEAKQPQQRGVSLNLSRVGGVGVTSVPGSPARELSRLVQLQRDKLQALESRLLGCEAELQDWDEATDMADEGENLEGELLLLEQQVRRNDAEMEEEEFWQNELQIEHESERHLRQQLVELQGRVRDSEAKLSEYLAHIQSMEGGLEQERLQQEAELNQRVNEEEVQDQLEKVRAELEMQSQHTARLESSCRVLERSLGQSSKRLQEKEQELEQLTKELRQVNLQQFIQQTGTKVTVLPAQPTGENNDVDSGSLKRLGSSRLLPSNLRTLQSTVSSSLNPEGIYV; this is translated from the exons ATGAAGGCCATGGAGCTGAAAGTGTGGGTGGACGGAGTGCAGCGCATCGTGTGCGGGGTCACGGAGTTCACCACATGCCAGGAAGTAGTCATTGCTTTGGCACAAGCCATTG GACGCACCGGCAGGTATACTTTAATCGAGAAATGGCGTGAGACAGAACGTCACCTGGCTCCACATGAAAACCCTGTAGTGTCCCTTAACAAGTGGGGTCAGTATGCCAGCGATGTCCAGCTCATCCTCCAACGAACTGGCCCGTCTGTTAGCGAGCGGCCCACTTTTGACGTGCAGGCTCGCGTCCCAGAGCGTGGCTTCTACCGGCAGAGTCTGCCACCACTGGCAAAGCTCCGCCCGTCAGGGACAGACCGCTCGCTTAAACGAAAGGAACCCAAACGCAAGTCTCTGACCTTCACTGGAGGGCCTAAGGGTCTGCGGGAAATATTTGGGAAAAGCAGAGATGCTGAAG CCAAACAGCCCCAGCAGCGGGGTGTGAGTTTGAACCTGAGCAGGGTTGGAGGTGTTGGAGTAACTTCTGTACCTGGAAGTCCAGCCAGAGAGCTGAGCCGGCTGGTGCAGCTGCAGAGAGACAAACTCCAGGCCCTGGAGAGCCGTCTGCTGGGCTGCGAGGCCGAGCTGCAAGACTGGGATGAGGCCACCGACATGGCTGATGAA GGAGAAAACTTGGAGGGGGAGCTGCTACTTTTAGAGCAGCAGGTGAGGAGGAACGAtgcagagatggaggaggaggaattcTGGCAGAACGAGCTACAGATCGAACACGAGAGTGAGCGTCATCTGCGGCAACAGCTAGTGGAGCTGCAGGGCCGCGTACGCGACAGCGAGGCCAAGCTTTCAGAGTACCTGGCACACATACAG AGCATGGAGGGAGGCCTAGAGCAGGAGCGGCTGCAGCAGGAGGCCGAGCTTAACCAGAGAGTCAATGAGGAGGAG GTGCAAGACCAGCTGGAGAAAGTGAGGGCCGAGCTTGAAATGCAGAGCCAACACACAGCGCGGCTAGAGAGCAGCTGCAGGGTGTTGGAACGCTCGCTAGGCCAGTCCAGCAAGAGATTACAG GAGAAGGAGCAGGAGCTGGAGCAGCTGACAAAAGAGCTACGGCAGGTCAACCTGCAGCAGTTCATTCAGCAGACTGGTACCAAGGTCACCGTGCTGCCTGCTCAACCTACAGGAGAAAACAAcg